One genomic region from Bacillus sp. SLBN-46 encodes:
- a CDS encoding undecaprenyl-diphosphate phosphatase, translating into MDLLLFIKAIILGLVEGATEFAPVSSTGHMIIVDDLWLQSEKFLTQHGANTFKVVIQLGSILAVVVTFWERFFDLLGLGRFRKGHVEKQSRLKLTQVIVGLIPAGVLGVLFNDYIDDHLFSTATVLIGLVIGAVFMILADLIGPKNPKVQTVDEISYGQALAIGLFQCFSLWPGFSRSGSTISGGVLMGMSHRAAADFTFIMAVPIMAGASLLSLLKNWQYMTMDALPFFIAGFISAFIFALLSIRFFLKLINKIKLLPFAIYRIVLAIVIYLIFF; encoded by the coding sequence ATGGATTTACTTTTGTTTATTAAGGCAATTATCTTGGGACTTGTAGAGGGTGCAACCGAATTTGCACCAGTTTCTTCAACTGGGCACATGATTATTGTTGATGATTTGTGGCTTCAATCTGAAAAGTTTTTAACACAGCACGGGGCTAATACCTTTAAAGTGGTAATCCAGCTTGGTTCTATTCTCGCAGTTGTCGTCACTTTTTGGGAACGATTTTTTGACTTGTTAGGCTTAGGACGATTCAGAAAGGGACACGTGGAGAAACAAAGCCGTCTTAAATTAACCCAAGTTATTGTCGGCTTAATTCCTGCAGGTGTATTAGGTGTCCTTTTTAATGATTATATTGACGATCATTTATTTTCCACAGCGACCGTTTTGATTGGGTTAGTCATTGGGGCTGTGTTTATGATTCTTGCTGATTTAATTGGACCAAAAAATCCAAAAGTACAAACAGTTGACGAAATTTCATATGGACAAGCGTTAGCAATAGGACTTTTTCAATGTTTCTCACTTTGGCCAGGATTCTCCCGTTCAGGTTCAACGATATCCGGTGGTGTTTTAATGGGGATGAGTCACCGCGCCGCAGCTGACTTTACTTTTATTATGGCTGTACCGATTATGGCTGGAGCAAGTTTGCTATCATTGTTAAAAAACTGGCAGTATATGACAATGGATGCTCTTCCGTTTTTTATTGCTGGATTTATTAGTGCATTTATTTTTGCGTTATTATCTATTCGCTTTTTCTTAAAGTTGATTAATAAAATTAAGCTTTTACCATTTGCTATATATCGAATTGTACTAGCTATAGTTATTTATCTAATTTTCTTTTAG
- a CDS encoding DUF6114 domain-containing protein, whose protein sequence is MLWVPAKLYEVAAAPGSILFVGFFLGGLTLLMGILSYIMQRLSTLLGVLAIFASVLSIMGALGGFLIGTILGIIGGAMLIAWKPEMADHDSKTQSHLDPITEKEVASGKDILPD, encoded by the coding sequence ATATTATGGGTACCTGCAAAGCTATATGAAGTAGCTGCAGCCCCTGGAAGTATTTTATTTGTCGGCTTCTTTTTAGGTGGCCTTACGCTGTTAATGGGAATTTTATCCTATATCATGCAAAGACTCTCCACTCTTCTTGGTGTTTTGGCTATTTTTGCTTCTGTCTTGTCGATCATGGGAGCATTAGGCGGCTTTCTAATTGGAACCATTCTCGGAATCATTGGTGGAGCTATGTTAATTGCATGGAAACCTGAAATGGCAGATCATGATTCAAAAACACAATCACACCTAGACCCTATTACTGAAAAAGAAGTGGCATCAGGAAAAGACATTTTACCAGATTAA
- the phaQ gene encoding poly-beta-hydroxybutyrate-responsive repressor: MVNQDNPTVNPSKNFVLPFILLLLSKVSLHGYELSQRLEAFGFKTLDQGNLYRLLRQLEKDELVSSEWDTTGSGPAKRRYSITKAGVTYLKGYANQLETYQSLLDQFFKMYTSFLELYIPSFQKKDPIEKVNNRKRRRKDDGTEEE; encoded by the coding sequence ATGGTGAATCAAGACAATCCAACCGTTAATCCATCCAAAAATTTTGTGTTGCCATTTATTTTATTACTTCTTAGTAAAGTTTCTTTGCACGGTTATGAACTTAGCCAAAGGTTGGAAGCATTCGGGTTCAAAACGCTTGACCAGGGAAATCTATACAGACTACTAAGACAACTGGAGAAAGATGAGCTTGTATCCTCTGAATGGGATACTACTGGAAGTGGTCCGGCAAAAAGAAGATATTCTATTACAAAAGCTGGGGTTACATATTTAAAAGGCTATGCCAATCAACTAGAAACATATCAATCCCTCTTAGATCAATTTTTTAAGATGTATACCAGTTTCCTTGAGCTCTATATTCCTTCATTTCAAAAGAAGGATCCCATAGAGAAAGTAAATAATAGAAAAAGGAGGAGGAAGGACGATGGCACAGAAGAAGAATGA
- a CDS encoding alpha/beta hydrolase, which yields MEKAKWSKSGVPYLHLGRGEPLVLIHGLGEVKEGWQNQFELADQFELIIPDLRGHGECTKTDGISIQNFALDIIGLLKELEIENAHILGLSMGGAVAQEIYRQAPNLCRSLLLISTFHFFPKKLKKLLFNNRKAKFESVTAAGKQTEFISKMALYSWNKEMKEIFGHSFHPKHQIFLQSLNTCLDVNNLSLLPKISVPTLIIGGQYDSVLPVWIQACMHKLIPHSEFIIMRNTGHIAKLEAKARFNNLLRRFLNQQKLIA from the coding sequence ATGGAAAAAGCCAAATGGAGTAAATCCGGTGTACCATACTTGCACTTAGGTAGAGGTGAACCTTTGGTCCTTATCCATGGTTTAGGCGAAGTGAAAGAAGGGTGGCAAAATCAGTTTGAGTTAGCTGATCAGTTCGAGCTTATTATTCCAGATCTGAGAGGTCATGGAGAGTGTACAAAAACGGATGGTATTTCTATTCAGAATTTCGCTTTGGATATCATTGGTTTATTAAAGGAGCTAGAAATTGAAAACGCTCACATTCTTGGTTTATCAATGGGTGGAGCTGTTGCACAAGAAATTTACCGCCAAGCACCCAACCTCTGCCGTTCTCTCTTGTTGATTAGCACCTTTCACTTTTTCCCGAAAAAACTAAAAAAGTTGTTATTTAATAATCGAAAAGCTAAATTTGAATCCGTTACCGCTGCAGGTAAACAAACAGAGTTTATATCCAAAATGGCACTTTATTCATGGAATAAGGAAATGAAAGAAATATTTGGACACTCTTTTCACCCAAAACACCAAATTTTTCTACAATCCTTAAACACATGTCTAGATGTGAATAACTTATCTTTACTGCCAAAAATTAGCGTTCCAACACTAATTATTGGCGGTCAGTATGACTCTGTTCTACCTGTCTGGATTCAAGCATGCATGCACAAGCTAATTCCACATTCCGAGTTTATCATCATGAGAAATACTGGTCACATTGCTAAA